A genome region from Thiovulum sp. ES includes the following:
- a CDS encoding tetraacyldisaccharide-1-P 4'-kinase (PFAM: Tetraacyldisaccharide-1-P 4'-kinase~TIGRFAM: tetraacyldisaccharide 4'-kinase), with amino-acid sequence MRKSFFYFERVLFSPKIYDFPIIFLLLPFSIIFFGFTFFNALRKHLIAKKFPIKVIGVGNLVLGGTGKTPITISLAKNVDEVAIVLRGYGRKSRGIIHISEWGKILENVEISGDEAMLYAKSLSNASVIVSENRENGIKKAISIGAKTVFLDDSYRQHQIYKDVEFIIESNTKNFLPFPAGAYRERLWFFKKNIQILKENIDFERKVSFSQDKNLVLVTAISKPERLSKFVDEIPKYFFPDHHNFTKNELVQILEKSGKTKILTTEKDFVKIEKFGFDVEILKLEIIWKREIEI; translated from the coding sequence TTGAGAAAGAGTTTTTTCTATTTTGAGAGAGTTCTTTTCTCTCCAAAAATTTATGATTTTCCAATTATATTTTTGCTTTTGCCATTTTCGATAATTTTTTTTGGTTTTACTTTTTTTAATGCATTGCGAAAACACCTCATCGCTAAAAAGTTTCCAATCAAAGTTATCGGAGTTGGAAATCTAGTTTTAGGTGGAACAGGAAAAACTCCAATAACAATCTCACTCGCAAAAAATGTCGATGAGGTCGCAATAGTTTTACGAGGATATGGGCGAAAAAGTCGCGGGATAATTCATATTTCAGAATGGGGAAAAATTCTAGAAAATGTAGAAATAAGCGGAGATGAAGCTATGCTTTATGCAAAATCCCTCTCAAATGCTTCTGTAATTGTTTCAGAAAATCGCGAAAATGGAATCAAAAAAGCGATTTCCATCGGTGCAAAAACTGTTTTTCTTGACGACTCGTATCGACAACACCAAATTTATAAAGATGTTGAATTTATTATAGAAAGTAATACGAAAAACTTTCTACCTTTTCCCGCAGGTGCATATCGAGAAAGATTGTGGTTCTTTAAAAAAAATATCCAAATTCTAAAAGAGAATATAGATTTTGAACGAAAAGTCTCTTTTTCCCAAGACAAAAATCTAGTTTTAGTAACTGCAATTTCAAAACCAGAACGACTCTCCAAATTTGTAGATGAAATTCCAAAATACTTTTTTCCCGATCATCACAATTTCACAAAAAATGAATTGGTACAAATTTTAGAAAAAAGTGGAAAAACAAAAATTCTTACAACTGAAAAAGATTTTGTAAAAATTGAGAAATTCGGTTTTGATGTGGAAATTTTGAAACTTGAAATTATTTGGAAAAGAGAAATAGAGATTTGA
- a CDS encoding CDP-diglyceride synthetase (PFAM: Integral membrane protein DUF92; Cytidylyltransferase family), with protein MRQRIITGIFLVLLIFIIGEIDFFPLTWTFLTLIYLIAIFESIEIFKIRKNIHFYTFGVLFSILSIFLENPTDIFFVGLVVSLSVLAYKPTIKNDKFIVTQIDKEDFYLLVYPTLPFLAIFELYKSFGNDILLFLIVSVALTDTMAYFVGRGIGKRKFSITSPKKTLEGVFGGVFFGTVGGFFVGEMIFPNFSDSQIFLIAFAVSISSVFGDLFESYIKRVGGIKDSGNILPGHGGVLDRADGYLLSSIILVVILN; from the coding sequence TTGAGACAGAGAATTATCACAGGAATATTTTTAGTTCTTCTAATTTTTATTATTGGAGAGATAGACTTTTTTCCTTTAACTTGGACTTTTTTAACTCTTATTTACCTCATCGCAATTTTTGAAAGTATTGAAATTTTTAAAATCAGAAAAAATATTCACTTCTATACTTTTGGAGTTCTCTTTTCAATTCTCTCTATTTTTTTAGAAAATCCAACAGATATTTTCTTTGTTGGGCTTGTTGTTTCTCTTTCAGTTCTCGCATATAAACCAACAATTAAAAATGATAAATTTATTGTTACTCAGATTGATAAAGAGGACTTTTATCTACTTGTTTATCCAACTCTCCCATTTCTAGCCATTTTTGAGCTTTACAAAAGTTTTGGAAATGATATTTTACTTTTCTTAATTGTCTCTGTCGCTCTTACCGACACAATGGCATATTTTGTTGGTCGTGGAATTGGAAAACGAAAATTCTCAATCACTTCACCAAAAAAGACACTTGAGGGAGTTTTTGGCGGAGTTTTCTTCGGAACAGTTGGAGGATTTTTTGTTGGTGAAATGATTTTTCCAAATTTTTCAGATTCCCAAATATTCCTAATCGCTTTTGCTGTTTCAATATCTTCAGTTTTTGGAGACCTTTTTGAAAGTTATATCAAAAGAGTTGGTGGAATTAAAGATAGCGGAAATATCTTACCTGGACATGGTGGAGTTCTTGATAGAGCTGACGGGTATCTTCTTAGCTCTATTATCCTTGTTGTTATTCTCAATTAA
- a CDS encoding methionine-R-sulfoxide reductase (PFAM: SelR domain~TIGRFAM: methionine-R-sulfoxide reductase), whose product MRELTAEEERIILHKGTEYPFTGKYNKYYEDGIFYCKKCETPLFKSESKFDSGTGWPSFDEGIENNVAEIPDADGHRVEIVCKNCSGHLGHVFRGERMTEKNARFCVNSVSLIHENDK is encoded by the coding sequence ATGAGAGAATTAACAGCTGAAGAAGAACGGATTATTCTTCACAAAGGCACAGAATATCCATTTACTGGAAAATATAATAAATATTACGAAGACGGAATTTTCTATTGCAAAAAATGTGAAACTCCTCTTTTTAAAAGTGAGAGCAAATTTGATTCTGGAACAGGTTGGCCCTCATTTGACGAAGGAATTGAAAATAATGTAGCTGAAATTCCTGATGCCGACGGACACCGAGTTGAGATTGTTTGTAAAAATTGTAGCGGACACCTCGGACATGTTTTTAGAGGCGAAAGAATGACGGAAAAAAATGCACGATTTTGTGTAAATTCGGTTTCACTAATTCATGAAAATGACAAATAG
- a CDS encoding arabinose efflux permease family protein (PFAM: Major Facilitator Superfamily), translating into MFKKILPLNSIIFLRFFGIFLVLPLISVYASSLESATPLLVGIVVGGYALTQAILQVPFGVWSDRVGRKRVIVFGLVIFLIGSVISYFATDIYTLIFGRLLQGAGAIGSVVSASVSDVTREEERGKAMAIIGASIGMSFALSMIFGSLLGGYFGVDFLFLITALLTIIALYMATKIQNGGKIEIIYPKRGTEVSIFSRKEILYLFASSFLQKGVMAITFVIIPILLTGDFGWEKSELWKLYIPAMIIGLATMPISIKVGEKGGNPKLVFLISAFMFVIVAGILSFGNSENLIITALLLFFPAFNLIEPLIQSMATKFVRADEKGKVLGYTNSFAYFGTFFGGVGAGIFLSFGSVNELGMILIVLSAIWFVWTLTIKNPIPKGNLYLKHSHFLQQKLERGDFEFVDEWYLNVSENLLVVKFDKKKWNEEDLLQKIK; encoded by the coding sequence TTGGAATTGTTGTTGGCGGGTATGCTTTAACTCAAGCAATTTTACAAGTGCCGTTTGGTGTTTGGAGTGATAGAGTTGGGCGAAAAAGAGTTATCGTTTTTGGTCTAGTGATTTTTCTGATTGGTTCGGTGATTTCATATTTTGCGACAGATATTTATACTCTGATTTTTGGGCGACTTTTACAAGGTGCTGGTGCAATTGGTTCGGTAGTTTCTGCTTCAGTTTCTGATGTAACTCGAGAAGAAGAGCGGGGGAAAGCGATGGCAATTATTGGTGCTTCTATCGGAATGTCATTTGCACTCTCAATGATTTTTGGTTCGCTTTTAGGCGGATATTTTGGTGTGGATTTCCTGTTTTTAATAACAGCACTTTTAACAATTATTGCACTTTATATGGCGACAAAAATTCAAAACGGCGGAAAAATTGAAATTATCTATCCAAAACGAGGAACAGAAGTTTCAATTTTTAGTAGAAAAGAGATTTTATATCTTTTTGCATCATCATTTTTACAAAAAGGTGTAATGGCAATTACTTTTGTGATTATTCCAATTTTATTAACTGGGGATTTTGGTTGGGAAAAATCTGAACTTTGGAAACTTTACATTCCTGCGATGATAATTGGACTTGCGACAATGCCAATCTCTATCAAAGTTGGTGAAAAAGGCGGAAATCCAAAACTCGTATTTCTAATTTCAGCTTTTATGTTTGTAATTGTTGCGGGAATTCTCTCTTTTGGAAACAGTGAAAATCTTATAATTACAGCACTTCTACTTTTCTTTCCTGCATTTAATTTAATTGAACCTCTAATTCAATCAATGGCGACAAAATTTGTTCGGGCAGATGAAAAAGGAAAAGTTCTCGGCTACACAAATTCATTTGCATATTTTGGGACTTTTTTCGGTGGAGTTGGTGCAGGAATTTTCCTTTCGTTTGGTAGTGTAAATGAGTTGGGAATGATTCTGATTGTTCTTTCTGCGATTTGGTTCGTTTGGACTTTAACAATTAAAAATCCAATTCCAAAAGGAAATCTCTATTTAAAACACTCTCACTTTTTACAGCAAAAATTAGAACGAGGTGATTTTGAGTTTGTTGATGAGTGGTATTTAAATGTTTCTGAAAATCTGCTTGTTGTCAAATTTGACAAGAAAAAATGGAATGAAGAAGATTTACTTCAAAAAATAAAATAG
- a CDS encoding UDP-N-acetylmuramate--alanine ligase (PFAM: Mur ligase family, catalytic domain; Mur ligase family, glutamate ligase domain; Mur ligase middle domain~TIGRFAM: UDP-N-acetylmuramate--alanine ligase) gives MRIHFIGIGGVGISGLAKYLHFLGHKISGSDVITSKMSRDVAGLGIPVSIPHSGDLIDSEIELIVHSAVIKPSNPEIIRGKELQIKILSRAEALKFILKDKKVFSICGAHGKSTTGAMLSVLIEENSIIGAYNKTYGSNVKYCEGENLVFEADESDGSFLNSNPFYSIVTNCEPEHMEFYNYDYGTFYKSYHQFLEKSKKRVINAEDPFMKDLDLEAIRLYPSKDIKILRSFLFENEPFIEFSLKEFGTFSVFGFGEHIAIDASLSILTALDFGISVDEVRERLKNYRGIEKRFDILQNRDNFILIDDYGHHPTEIEATLGSAIQFAKMRGIENITAIWQPHKYSRTLDNIEHFQRCFNGVSKLIILPVWKAGEEEVEIDFKTLFSRYNLEFTEKLQTEKGCVRLSNGDKLESGLIIGFGAGDITYQLRK, from the coding sequence TTGAGAATACACTTTATCGGAATTGGCGGAGTCGGAATCTCTGGTCTCGCCAAATACTTGCATTTTCTTGGACACAAAATTTCTGGTTCTGATGTAATTACAAGTAAAATGAGTCGAGATGTTGCAGGTTTGGGAATTCCTGTCTCTATTCCGCATTCTGGCGACCTCATCGATTCGGAAATAGAATTGATTGTTCATTCCGCTGTAATCAAACCATCAAATCCTGAAATTATTCGAGGAAAAGAACTCCAAATCAAAATTCTCTCTCGTGCTGAAGCTTTAAAATTTATTTTAAAAGATAAAAAGGTTTTTTCTATTTGCGGTGCGCATGGAAAAAGCACAACTGGGGCGATGCTTTCAGTTTTGATTGAAGAGAACTCTATTATTGGTGCTTACAATAAAACTTATGGCTCAAATGTGAAATATTGCGAGGGAGAAAATCTTGTTTTTGAAGCTGATGAAAGCGATGGTAGTTTTTTAAACTCAAATCCATTTTACAGCATCGTAACAAATTGCGAACCTGAACACATGGAATTTTACAACTACGATTATGGCACTTTCTATAAATCGTATCATCAATTTTTAGAGAAATCAAAAAAACGAGTTATAAATGCCGAAGACCCATTTATGAAAGATTTAGATTTAGAAGCAATTCGACTTTATCCGTCAAAAGATATAAAAATTTTGCGGTCTTTTCTTTTTGAAAATGAACCTTTTATAGAGTTTTCATTAAAAGAGTTCGGGACTTTTTCAGTTTTTGGTTTTGGCGAACATATTGCAATTGATGCTTCACTTTCGATTTTGACGGCACTCGATTTCGGTATTTCTGTCGATGAGGTTCGGGAAAGATTAAAAAATTATCGGGGAATTGAAAAGCGATTTGATATTTTGCAAAACAGAGATAATTTTATTTTGATTGACGATTATGGACATCATCCAACTGAAATTGAGGCAACTCTCGGTTCGGCAATTCAATTTGCAAAAATGCGGGGAATTGAAAATATCACAGCAATTTGGCAACCACATAAATATAGCCGAACACTTGATAATATTGAGCATTTCCAAAGATGTTTTAACGGTGTTTCAAAGTTGATTATTTTGCCAGTTTGGAAAGCGGGAGAAGAGGAAGTTGAAATTGATTTTAAAACTCTTTTTAGCAGATACAATTTGGAATTTACGGAAAAATTGCAAACGGAAAAAGGCTGTGTTCGATTATCAAATGGAGATAAATTAGAAAGCGGTCTAATTATCGGATTTGGTGCTGGAGATATAACTTACCAGTTACGAAAATAG
- a CDS encoding PAS domain S-box/diguanylate cyclase (GGDEF) domain-containing protein (PFAM: GGDEF domain; PAS fold~TIGRFAM: PAS domain S-box; diguanylate cyclase (GGDEF) domain), with protein MEKLKKYSFIAIIIAVYFVLQIGTFSYFDSKYDSEIENLLETTQKANLDQIVIGEEKIKNIVSQEMIDILHKEEEIGRILSKVDLGNEKRFQKLRENLEDILEEPFQKLQKSGFANLHIHLTNKVSFLRMHDFDKFGDNLDFRESVNIINLENSSIHGFESGRTANVFRYIVPLFYKSEFVGSLEVGYTEEKLFEILKEIYPTDNYYFLIDEESVKLLDKYKEDFENLRNTSFLTRKESLIPENVAEEILKIENLRDFSKTSTIFEEKQILNLIPIQNFANKNIAYIISVQQNDQIAKIQSNNWTDILLASFLLISLLALAIYREIQRNFVSFEEKYLNSILNSQKDIIFVSDGKKVSNANSAFLNFFSITSIKNFNKNSKCVCDFFEKIEKPDYIYKDKFDRSWIKTVLDNPETDFRVVIKNSTGNPVTFSISAKYMDFDTKKQSVITLKNISTFVEYHDKLEKEVSEQAQRLDENIRIIEENVIVTGTDKNGIINYVSEAFLRMSGYSREAIIGKRHSLFKHPDTPRELYKDLWNTITNGDVWEGEIQNLDSFGRDYWMKVNIHPRRDAKNRIDGYVAIRQDITDKKQVEWMQKRDQLTSLGNREYFKQVFEETVKENISNDKPVSLVLIFMDNLREYNINYSLQKGDSLIRSIAVILRKHATCGKDAIFRLAGGEFTVLCGFKDEGELKEFSERIRQAVENAGYHHNANGEHNVATISVGAFFSENLNPEHDGDQIYAEVSSLIQVSRRKGGNTVEMLVDNPD; from the coding sequence ATGGAAAAGTTAAAAAAGTATAGTTTTATTGCAATTATAATCGCGGTCTATTTTGTTTTGCAAATAGGAACTTTTAGTTATTTTGATAGCAAATACGATTCTGAAATTGAAAATTTACTTGAAACTACTCAAAAAGCTAATTTAGATCAAATAGTAATTGGTGAAGAAAAAATTAAAAATATTGTCTCTCAAGAGATGATTGATATTCTTCATAAAGAGGAAGAGATTGGGAGAATTCTTTCAAAAGTTGATTTAGGAAATGAGAAAAGGTTTCAAAAACTTCGAGAAAATTTAGAAGATATTCTTGAAGAGCCTTTTCAAAAACTTCAAAAAAGTGGTTTTGCGAATTTACATATTCACTTAACAAACAAAGTATCTTTTTTAAGAATGCATGATTTTGATAAATTTGGAGATAATCTCGATTTTCGAGAATCTGTAAATATTATAAATTTGGAAAATAGTTCTATTCACGGTTTTGAAAGTGGTCGAACAGCGAATGTTTTTAGATACATTGTTCCTCTTTTTTACAAAAGTGAGTTTGTTGGTAGTTTAGAAGTTGGCTATACAGAAGAGAAACTTTTTGAGATTCTAAAAGAGATTTATCCAACAGATAATTACTATTTTTTGATCGATGAAGAGAGTGTAAAATTACTTGATAAATATAAGGAAGATTTTGAAAATCTTAGAAACACATCTTTTTTAACAAGAAAAGAGTCTTTAATTCCTGAGAATGTTGCAGAAGAGATTTTAAAAATTGAGAACCTAAGAGATTTTTCTAAAACATCAACTATTTTTGAAGAGAAACAAATTTTAAATTTAATTCCTATTCAAAATTTTGCAAATAAAAATATCGCATACATTATAAGTGTTCAACAGAATGATCAAATTGCAAAAATTCAAAGTAACAATTGGACAGATATTTTACTAGCATCTTTCCTTCTGATTTCTCTTTTAGCTCTTGCAATTTACAGAGAGATTCAAAGAAATTTTGTCTCTTTTGAAGAAAAATATCTAAATTCAATTCTGAACTCTCAAAAAGATATTATTTTTGTTTCCGATGGCAAAAAAGTTTCAAATGCAAATAGTGCTTTCTTAAATTTCTTTTCTATAACATCAATAAAAAATTTCAACAAAAATAGTAAATGTGTTTGCGACTTTTTTGAGAAAATTGAAAAACCTGACTATATTTATAAAGATAAATTTGATAGAAGTTGGATTAAAACAGTTCTGGATAATCCAGAAACTGACTTTAGAGTTGTTATTAAAAATAGCACTGGAAATCCTGTTACTTTCTCAATTTCTGCAAAATATATGGATTTTGATACTAAAAAACAGAGTGTTATTACTCTCAAAAATATATCTACTTTTGTTGAGTATCACGACAAATTAGAAAAAGAAGTTTCTGAACAGGCTCAAAGACTTGACGAAAATATCAGAATTATTGAAGAGAATGTAATTGTTACGGGAACTGATAAAAATGGTATTATTAATTATGTTTCTGAAGCATTTTTACGAATGAGCGGATACAGTCGAGAAGCTATTATTGGAAAAAGACACTCTCTCTTTAAGCACCCTGATACTCCGAGAGAACTTTATAAAGACCTTTGGAATACAATTACAAACGGCGATGTTTGGGAGGGTGAAATTCAAAATTTAGACTCTTTTGGTCGGGATTATTGGATGAAAGTAAATATTCACCCACGACGAGATGCTAAAAATCGAATTGATGGTTATGTTGCAATTCGCCAAGATATTACTGATAAAAAGCAAGTTGAGTGGATGCAAAAAAGAGACCAACTTACTTCTCTTGGAAATCGAGAATACTTTAAACAAGTTTTTGAAGAGACGGTTAAAGAGAATATTTCAAATGACAAACCAGTTTCACTTGTTCTTATTTTTATGGACAATTTACGAGAATACAATATTAATTATTCACTACAAAAAGGGGATTCTCTAATCCGAAGTATTGCTGTAATTTTACGAAAACATGCGACTTGCGGAAAAGATGCGATATTTAGACTTGCGGGTGGTGAATTTACAGTTCTTTGTGGTTTTAAAGATGAGGGAGAATTAAAAGAGTTTTCTGAAAGAATTCGACAAGCAGTTGAAAATGCGGGATACCATCACAATGCAAACGGCGAACACAATGTTGCGACAATTTCAGTTGGTGCATTCTTCTCTGAAAACTTAAATCCAGAACACGATGGCGATCAAATTTATGCCGAAGTATCTTCATTGATTCAAGTTTCTCGACGAAAAGGTGGAAACACTGTTGAAATGCTTGTTGATAATCCAGATTAG
- a CDS encoding molybdenum cofactor synthesis domain protein (PFAM: Probable molybdopterin binding domain; MoeA N-terminal region (domain I and II)~TIGRFAM: molybdenum cofactor synthesis domain), protein MKMTNRVVEITKGIEKVISSLKMVGTELVPLENALGRILAKDLYAKYPLPNFDNSAMDGYGVSIIDVGKKVKIWKRVLAGDSVGDEVLPMGTCIKIMTGAKVPNGVNSIIPFEDVEESGDDWIQIPNSVKPNNHIRKMGEDISVGEKIVEKGEKLSAYSLGLFASQGISFIEVFRKPRVVVFATGKELKMHFENIEPHQIYNTNSPMILDRSREFGAEISLFRISGDSKVEIKKAIKNSLSYDLIVTSGGVSVGEADFTHESFSEMGMETIFSGVHIKPGKPTTFGKIGDVAVLNLPGNPSAGLINFEIFGRIAISQISGIRAKHIGIVECEILENLKVKSGKNTVVLGYFDGSVFKPLKKRSPGMVKPLHEANGFIILDKSVSEIKSGSFVRFISTKFDWSSEFQKELLTY, encoded by the coding sequence ATGAAAATGACAAATAGAGTTGTAGAAATTACGAAGGGAATTGAGAAAGTCATCTCTTCGTTAAAAATGGTTGGCACAGAATTAGTTCCACTTGAAAATGCACTTGGTCGAATTCTTGCAAAAGATTTATATGCAAAATATCCATTACCAAATTTTGACAATTCCGCAATGGACGGCTACGGAGTTTCAATAATTGATGTTGGAAAAAAAGTGAAAATTTGGAAACGAGTCCTTGCGGGTGATAGTGTTGGCGATGAGGTCTTGCCGATGGGAACTTGTATAAAAATTATGACTGGTGCAAAAGTTCCAAACGGAGTAAATTCGATAATTCCATTTGAAGATGTTGAGGAAAGCGGAGATGATTGGATACAAATTCCAAACTCTGTAAAACCAAATAATCATATTCGGAAAATGGGCGAAGATATTTCTGTTGGTGAAAAAATTGTTGAAAAAGGTGAAAAACTTTCAGCATATTCGTTAGGTCTTTTTGCATCTCAAGGTATCTCATTTATTGAAGTTTTCCGAAAACCGCGAGTTGTTGTTTTTGCAACAGGAAAAGAGTTGAAAATGCACTTTGAAAATATTGAACCGCACCAAATTTACAATACAAATTCCCCGATGATTTTAGATCGAAGTCGAGAATTTGGTGCAGAAATTTCACTTTTTAGAATTTCAGGCGACTCAAAAGTTGAAATCAAAAAAGCGATAAAAAATTCACTCTCATACGACCTCATCGTTACTTCTGGCGGAGTAAGTGTTGGAGAAGCTGATTTTACCCACGAAAGTTTTTCGGAAATGGGAATGGAAACTATTTTTAGTGGAGTCCATATTAAACCGGGGAAACCAACAACTTTTGGGAAAATTGGCGATGTCGCAGTTTTAAATCTTCCAGGAAATCCTAGTGCAGGACTTATCAATTTTGAGATTTTTGGACGAATTGCAATTTCACAAATTTCTGGTATTCGTGCAAAACATATCGGAATTGTTGAATGCGAAATTCTTGAAAATCTAAAAGTTAAAAGTGGAAAAAACACAGTTGTTCTTGGATATTTTGATGGCTCTGTTTTTAAACCACTCAAAAAACGATCTCCAGGAATGGTGAAACCTCTACACGAAGCAAACGGTTTTATTATTTTGGATAAATCAGTTTCTGAAATCAAAAGCGGTTCATTTGTCCGTTTTATTTCAACAAAATTTGACTGGAGTAGTGAATTCCAAAAAGAGTTACTCACTTATTAA
- a CDS encoding Obg family GTPase CgtA (PFAM: GTPase of unknown function; GTP1/OBG~TIGRFAM: Obg family GTPase CgtA; small GTP-binding protein domain), protein MFIDKVSIKLSSGKGGAGAVSWRREKFVPLGGPDGGAGGRGGDVILKVDNNSHTLANFRGVKHLKAENGKNGMPKNATGRSGQNLIVSIPPGTQVFDLETDELLYDLVENGDEVLFLKGGKGGLGNSSFKSSRNQQPKKSQPGIPSESKEVRLEMKLISDIALVGFPNTGKSTLISTISNARPEIANYEFTTLTPKLGTVVIDYDKSFVIADIPGLIEGASDGKGLGIEFLTHIERSEFLLFMLDISNYRETKEQYDKLRIEIERFSETLSKRDFAIALTKIDTISDETFNIDELVNQFTELGAKFVLPISSVSGKNIDQLKFKLWEAIN, encoded by the coding sequence TTGTTTATAGATAAAGTCTCAATAAAGCTCTCTTCAGGAAAAGGCGGTGCGGGTGCTGTTAGTTGGAGGAGAGAGAAATTTGTTCCACTTGGAGGCCCAGATGGTGGAGCTGGAGGTAGAGGTGGCGATGTTATTTTAAAAGTTGATAATAACAGCCACACTCTTGCAAATTTCCGTGGGGTTAAACACCTAAAAGCGGAAAATGGTAAAAACGGAATGCCGAAAAATGCGACAGGAAGAAGTGGTCAAAATCTCATTGTCTCTATTCCTCCAGGAACTCAGGTTTTTGATTTGGAAACAGATGAGCTTCTATATGATTTGGTTGAAAATGGCGATGAGGTTCTTTTTTTAAAAGGCGGGAAGGGTGGTTTAGGAAATTCATCTTTTAAGAGTTCAAGAAATCAACAACCAAAAAAGTCTCAACCTGGAATACCAAGTGAGTCAAAAGAGGTTCGTCTTGAAATGAAACTTATTTCGGATATTGCACTTGTTGGATTTCCAAATACTGGAAAATCAACTCTTATTTCAACAATTTCAAATGCTCGTCCAGAAATTGCAAATTATGAATTCACAACACTAACACCAAAACTTGGAACAGTTGTAATTGATTATGACAAAAGTTTTGTAATAGCAGATATTCCTGGATTGATTGAGGGTGCGAGTGATGGAAAAGGGCTAGGAATTGAGTTCTTGACTCATATTGAACGGAGTGAATTTTTGCTTTTTATGCTTGATATTTCAAACTATCGAGAGACTAAAGAGCAGTATGATAAATTACGAATTGAAATAGAAAGATTTTCGGAAACCCTTTCAAAGCGGGATTTTGCCATAGCTTTAACTAAAATTGATACTATTTCAGATGAGACTTTTAATATCGATGAATTAGTGAATCAATTTACAGAACTTGGAGCAAAATTTGTTTTACCTATCTCTTCAGTTTCTGGTAAAAATATTGATCAACTCAAATTTAAGCTTTGGGAAGCGATAAATTAA